The DNA window TTACCAAGATCTTATCAAGCGTTTAGGCCTACGTCGTTAATTCGACAGCCTAACGTTAGGTATAAAAAAAGCACCTTCGGGTGCTTTTTTTTATGCTTATAAAACGATTTTAGTGCCGGTAATCGCGACTAAGCTGAGGTGCTTGCTAGGTCGCAACATTAATGTCTGTTAAAAAGAGGTCGACTTCACACCGTTTTCTTTGCTATTTCTTGCAACAACGATTCTAAATCAGATATCTTTTCAAGCAGTGTTGAATTTTTTGCCTCCAAGCTTTTCACCTTATCGCTTAGCGATTTTATTTGCCCAGTTTGATTATTTACCTTTTCACCCGCTTGTTCAGCATTAACATTTGCTGTGAGGATATCGTTTGCCTGAGTCGACAGTTTTTCGTTTAGGCCATTTATGCGATTCAACATTTGCTGAACATCGGTTGCATTCTCTGAGAGCGACGCCTGCATGGTCTTTATATCAGATGCAAGATTACCTTTTGTACTTGCTAAGTCATTATTCAATGTCTTAATTTCTTCTTGATTACGTCTCCAAGCTGAAGCCCACAGCTTATCCATCTGACCCCATAACTCTTCAGTCTTTTGAGTCAACTCGGTAACCTTAACACTGAGTGCTACCGTTGAGTTGCCCATTTCTTCGTCAGTGGCGGAAAGTCGCTGCTCAAGAGATTTGAGTCTATTTTCAGTATTCTCAGCCAGTGCATTAGCCTGCTCTAATTTTGTGTATAGGAAAGCACAACCGACACAGGCGGCAATGGCGACAGCCAAAGCAATCGACGTGAATATATTCAAGCCTTTTGATGCGGCAGCAGGGGGTTGTGGCTCCGGAACTCTATTACCTAAAGGGCGACGTTCATCAACTTCGATGTTAATGGGGGCAAAATCTTTATCGTTTTGTGACATATACATGGTTTCTTATAGTGTTTAGCATCGGGTGATATGGTAAATCAAAATTTCAAACTAATCATGTTTAAATTCACTTCTAGCCCATAGTTTTAAAATAGATTCAAGGATTTATAGGTATACATTTAACGTGACATTAATGATTGAAAGGTATAGACAGCTATACTGCAATAACATATATTGCATTTTGAGCTCCTAAATTGTCGAATTATCATATGAAGTTGACCAGCAAAATATCGTTTACCCTAGGTGTTCGAACGCTTATTTTGGTACTACTGTTAGGTTTTGCTATGTCTTTTTTGCAAACCTACATCGATTTTAAAAATAGACGTGCAGAAGTTAATGCGTCAATCGAATCAATTATTGATGCGTCAAAAGATTCGGCAAATAATGCTGTTTGGAAGTTGGATAACGACTTAGCTGCATTAGTTATCAAAGGCTTAACCTATTTCAATCATTTTTCGTATGTTGCGATCCTAGACGAATGTGACAACGTGTTAGCTGAGTCAAACGAGAAAGAGCTTGAGCAAACGAATAAAGTCCTTTCATTCTTTCTTATTCCTGATTTTAGGGAAGTGACAGTACCTTTAATCCAAACTGATTCGTCACAAAATAGCTTCGCTGCCTCGGCCAATGAATCTGGCAAGATGGTTGTGAGGATAAATATCCATTCCTCGCTTAGTGACGTATATGACCGAGCGGTTAGAACGTTTATCATTTCACTCACCGGCTATATTGTCATTTCGTTCGCATTGGTTCTACTTTATCACTTTATGCTCGCCGCTCCTCTTATGCGCCTAGCCAGTCGCTTCGAAAGAGTCAATACTTCTTCGATAACGGAACAGTCTATTAGCAAACTCAAAGGCCACGAATCAGACGAATTCAGCAAAATTATTGATTCTGCTAATGCCTTACTTGGTCGAATAGCGTCAGGTCAAATTCTGCTTACTCAACGCAGTCAACGCTTTAGATTGATACTTGATACTGCACCAGCGGTTATTTACTCACTGGACAATAAAGGTAAATTTGTATTTGCGAATAAGGCGACTGCTTCTTTCTATGGCTATTCTATATTTGATCTAAAAGGGAAGTTAGCATCCGAAATCATCGAGCCAGTTGACTCATCTTTGATGAAAGTATTAAACAAGTTTTTAAGCGACAATGCGCGACAGATGAGTAAAGTCGTTGATGCTTACGATTCGCATAAAATGAAATGCGTGATGGAAATGTCATTTGTTAAGTTTCATACCTATGATGGGCAGAGTATTTTAGTCGTGGGTAATGACGTAACCAAACGCGTCGAAGCGGAAGAAAAAATTGAAAATTTAGCATATTGCGATTCACTTACTAATCTACCAAACCGTAACAAAGTGTATGAAAGGTTAAATGCTCAAGATGTAGCTGTCTCAAACAGTCAGTATCAGGTGGCTATACTCGCTGATTTAGATCAGTTTAAACGGATCAACGATACTTTGAGTCATAGTGTTGGCGATCAACTCATAGTGAAGCTATCAGAGCGACTTTCGACTGAATTCAAAGATATCGGTTTTGTCGCGCGCTTGGGTGCAGACGAATTTTTGCTTCTCAGTGAGCAGGTATCCAGCAACCGTGCAATAGCCAGCACGACAGCGTTTGAACTGGCGGAAAAGTTACGTAAGTGTGTAAATCGAGAAATCGATATTGGCTTGCATCGTTATAACTTGTCTGCAAGTTTAGGTGTGGTTGTCTTTAAACCTGGGTTTGAAACGGCTGATGAAATTCTGCAATATGCTGATACCGCTATGTATGAATCTAAAAAATCAGGCCGCAATTGTTCAACATTGTTCCAAGATGAGATGGCTACTGAAGCCGCTGAGTTGCTAAAATTAGAGCGCGACATTAGCTCCGCTATTTTTAAAGATGAATTCTTTTTTGTCTTACAACCACTTGTCTCTTCAGTGACAATGGAAGTGACATCCGCCGAGGCGCTGATTCGCTGGCAGCGCGATGACACAGTAGTGCCACCAAACCAATTCATTCCATTTCTTGAAGAAAGCGCACTGATTATTGATGTTGGCGAGAAAATGTTGTCTAAGGTCTGTGAGTTTTTGGCACAAATGAAATCCGAAAAGCGTTTGCCCAACTCGTTTAAAATTGCGGTTAATATAAGCGGAAAACAACTTTCTGAAGTTAATTTTATAGAGAAAGTTACTAATGTATTAAGAAAGTACCAGATTGCAGGGCACTATCTTGAATTTGAAATTACTGAAAGTGTCGCGTTAGATAATTTGAAAGACACGATTAAAAAGATAAATGAGTTAAAGCAAATTGGTATTAGCTTTAGTTTGGACGATTTTGGCACCGGATATAGTTCTTTGAGCCATTTAAAGGATCTACCGGTAGATAAACTCAAAATCGATCGCTCGTTTATTAACGACATTAACGTTGATAAACAAGACGAGAACCTTGTTAAATCAATCATTCAACTCGCTGTTAATTTGGGCATAGTTACGGTTGCCGAAGGTGTTGAAACTGTACAACAAGTTAACTGGTTGAAAGAAAATGGCAATATGTTGTTGCAGGGCTATTATTTTAGTCGCCCAATTTTACCCAACGATTTTATTGAAAAGTACCTAGCGCCAAGCACTGAGCCCTTAGAATAGATAAGTGTAGGCTTGTTAGATACGTCCACACTTGCCTTTGGTATATGCGCACGTAGGTGTCTAAATATTTTTATGAAGTATTAAAGTGTTATCACTACTTTCAAGGCGAGCACGCTTATTGTATTTCGATGGCACTCTGATAAGTTATGCTATTCCACAACAATCCCAAAACAACAATTTCAATGCTGCTATAGCCGTAAATAGCGCATTCAACATTTTAAATTGATTAATCTATGAAAACTATCGACTTACGCAGTGATACAGTCACTAAACCAACAGCAGCAATGAAACAAACAATGTTCGAAGCTGATGTTGGGGATGATGTATATGGTGAAGATCCCACCGTTAATTTCCTTGAAAACAAGGCCGCAGATTTACTGGGTAAAGAGGCTGCTCTTTTTTGTGCGAGTGGCACACAGAGTAACCTGATTGCTCTCATGGCGCACTGTGAACGCGGTGATGAATATATTGTTGGTCAAGATGCCCATACCTATAAATATGAGGCTGGCGGTGCGGCAGTGCTTGGCAGCATACAACCACAGCCAGTTTCACTTGAAGCTGATGGCACGCTCGACTTAGAAGCCGTCAGAAACGTCATTAAACCTGATGACTTTCATTTTGCTCAAACTAAATTACTTTGTTTGGAGAATACGATAGGCGGTAAAGTGCTGCCGCTTGCGTATATTGCCCAAGCAAAAAAATTAGTCGATGAACATCATTTAGCTTTTCACCTTGATGGAGCTCGCCTATTTAACGCAATGATATCGCAGGGAGTTGATGTAAAAGAAATTACGATGCCCTTCGACTCTATTTCAATTTGCTTATCGAAAGGTCTAGGTGCGCCTATTGGTTCAGTATTAGTTGCAAATTCAGCGATTATTGCTAAGGCCCGACGTATAAGAAAGATTTTGGGAGGTGGTATGCGCCAAGCGGGTATGCTCGCTGCGGCGGGTATTTATGCTTTAGATAACAACCTACAACGCCTCAATGACGACCACGCCAATGCAAAATTACTGGAGCAAGGTTTTTCTGCTATTGAGGGTATTACCCTGCATGGGCGCGCGCAGACCAATATGGTGTTTTTTAGTGCAGAAAAACAAAAACAGCTTGTCGATTTTCTTGCTGAAAAAAATATCATTATTAGTAATCGGAAGGTGATACGACTAGTATTCCACCTAGATGTCACGGCAGATGATGTCCAAAAAGTCATTGCTGCGGTTAACGAGTTTTATAGGACTAAGGTATGAACGCGTTGCTCCTAGTCCTTGCAAAATACCTGACATACCGCTTCAATTGATAAAAAGAGAACAACGATGAGTTTGGCTATTCAAGCAGCTTTATGGATGCTGGGAGCTATCTTCAGTTTTACGACGATGGCGATTGCTGGGCGCGAACTCAGTGCTGGCTTTGATACCTTTGAGATCATGCTATACCGGTCAGCCATTGCCTTGCTGATTGTATTGGTATTAATATATACGACCGAAACCTACCGCAAGATAGGTACAAGTGCATGGCGCACGCATTTGATCCGAAATATCTTCCACTTCACCGGCCAGAATCTGTGGTTTTATGCCTTGGCCGTTATTCCATTGGCACAGGTCTTTGCGTTTGAATTTACTACACCACTTTGGGTTATTTTGTTATCGCCATTGTTATTGGGGGAGCGTTTTACAACGATAAGACTTGTCTCTGCACTTATGGGCTTTATCGGTATTCTAATTGTTGCGCGACCGGATATCGAAAGTCTGCATCCAGGGGTTTTGGCTGCGGCAGCTTGCGCAATTTTCTTCGCGCTTACCTATGTGTCTACAAAACGCCTGACTCGGACTGAGAGTATTTCAGCGATCATGCTTTACCTTTGTGCTTTGCAACTCATCTTTGGTCTAGTTTCAGCGGGATTCGATGGCGTGATTGCTCTCCCTGATATTGTTGATTTACCTCTGCTCGCATTACTCGCTGTCTGCGGCTTATTAGCGCACTTTTGTATCACAAAGGCACTGACGTTAGCACCTGCAACGGTTGTTGCCCCGTTTGATTTTGTGCGTCTGCCGATAATTGCAGTCGCGGGCATGTTGATCTATGACGAGTCGATTGATATTTATGTTTTTGTTGGTGCCAGCATCATTTTTGCGGGAAACTATCTCAATATCTGGTTTGAAATGCGCAAAAAAGATTGAATTAGCCACTTACGTAATGAGCACAAGCTACTGTTCATTAGCTGTATTGCAATGCCTGCTAGCAAATTAAATAATGCCCTATGTGGTCTTACATTAATTAACACTGATCCCTTTATTTTTTTGAGGAAATCTGTAGGGATTTCAAGATGAAAAAAAAGCCCTTAAAAATAGGGGCTTTAATCGAATTGGTGGAGCTGGCGTCCACGTTATAAGTGGTTTAAGTGTTTGTTTTATATGATTAATATTTTCCCGTTAAAAGGCTGGGGCCGCAAATAGGGTCACATCAATTATTTTCGGCTTTGTTCTGATTTCTCTATTAATTGGTTGATTATTAAACAGATTGCTTAAGATACTAATTATTCCTTGGTTCTCATATACATTTCGTTCTTGCACTTTCATCATATAAACATGAAAAGCATTTATCAATCCAATATCAGGAACAATCTTATTAGGTGACTTTGCTGTGTTCGGCTTTCAATCTTTGTTGATGATATTAGCGGGGTGGTTTTATATCTGAAATTATATTGCGGCTATAGCATTATAGATTCATAGCTGTATGAAAATTAAACGTTTTAATGTCAGTTTCTTTTACATATTTTGTTGCTTGAGATTTAACTTGCACTTATGTTATTGATATTTATAGATAAAAATTATTGGCATAATTAGTGCTAAGTAAATTTTAAGTAATTTAAATAACAACAAGCCTGACAATACAGGTCTATTAGAGAAAAGAGAAATTTATGAAATTTAAAATGTTAAAAGCGACTTTTGCTGCGATGATATTAATGGCTAGTGGGTTCGCCAATGCGGCATTGATTTATTCTGATGAGACGTCAATCACAGCGAGTGGTCAGTCTTTTAGTGATTCT is part of the Glaciecola nitratireducens FR1064 genome and encodes:
- a CDS encoding coiled-coil domain-containing protein, whose product is MSQNDKDFAPINIEVDERRPLGNRVPEPQPPAAASKGLNIFTSIALAVAIAACVGCAFLYTKLEQANALAENTENRLKSLEQRLSATDEEMGNSTVALSVKVTELTQKTEELWGQMDKLWASAWRRNQEEIKTLNNDLASTKGNLASDIKTMQASLSENATDVQQMLNRINGLNEKLSTQANDILTANVNAEQAGEKVNNQTGQIKSLSDKVKSLEAKNSTLLEKISDLESLLQEIAKKTV
- the ltaE gene encoding low-specificity L-threonine aldolase, with product MKTIDLRSDTVTKPTAAMKQTMFEADVGDDVYGEDPTVNFLENKAADLLGKEAALFCASGTQSNLIALMAHCERGDEYIVGQDAHTYKYEAGGAAVLGSIQPQPVSLEADGTLDLEAVRNVIKPDDFHFAQTKLLCLENTIGGKVLPLAYIAQAKKLVDEHHLAFHLDGARLFNAMISQGVDVKEITMPFDSISICLSKGLGAPIGSVLVANSAIIAKARRIRKILGGGMRQAGMLAAAGIYALDNNLQRLNDDHANAKLLEQGFSAIEGITLHGRAQTNMVFFSAEKQKQLVDFLAEKNIIISNRKVIRLVFHLDVTADDVQKVIAAVNEFYRTKV
- a CDS encoding DMT family transporter, translating into MSLAIQAALWMLGAIFSFTTMAIAGRELSAGFDTFEIMLYRSAIALLIVLVLIYTTETYRKIGTSAWRTHLIRNIFHFTGQNLWFYALAVIPLAQVFAFEFTTPLWVILLSPLLLGERFTTIRLVSALMGFIGILIVARPDIESLHPGVLAAAACAIFFALTYVSTKRLTRTESISAIMLYLCALQLIFGLVSAGFDGVIALPDIVDLPLLALLAVCGLLAHFCITKALTLAPATVVAPFDFVRLPIIAVAGMLIYDESIDIYVFVGASIIFAGNYLNIWFEMRKKD
- a CDS encoding bifunctional diguanylate cyclase/phosphodiesterase, with amino-acid sequence MSFLQTYIDFKNRRAEVNASIESIIDASKDSANNAVWKLDNDLAALVIKGLTYFNHFSYVAILDECDNVLAESNEKELEQTNKVLSFFLIPDFREVTVPLIQTDSSQNSFAASANESGKMVVRINIHSSLSDVYDRAVRTFIISLTGYIVISFALVLLYHFMLAAPLMRLASRFERVNTSSITEQSISKLKGHESDEFSKIIDSANALLGRIASGQILLTQRSQRFRLILDTAPAVIYSLDNKGKFVFANKATASFYGYSIFDLKGKLASEIIEPVDSSLMKVLNKFLSDNARQMSKVVDAYDSHKMKCVMEMSFVKFHTYDGQSILVVGNDVTKRVEAEEKIENLAYCDSLTNLPNRNKVYERLNAQDVAVSNSQYQVAILADLDQFKRINDTLSHSVGDQLIVKLSERLSTEFKDIGFVARLGADEFLLLSEQVSSNRAIASTTAFELAEKLRKCVNREIDIGLHRYNLSASLGVVVFKPGFETADEILQYADTAMYESKKSGRNCSTLFQDEMATEAAELLKLERDISSAIFKDEFFFVLQPLVSSVTMEVTSAEALIRWQRDDTVVPPNQFIPFLEESALIIDVGEKMLSKVCEFLAQMKSEKRLPNSFKIAVNISGKQLSEVNFIEKVTNVLRKYQIAGHYLEFEITESVALDNLKDTIKKINELKQIGISFSLDDFGTGYSSLSHLKDLPVDKLKIDRSFINDINVDKQDENLVKSIIQLAVNLGIVTVAEGVETVQQVNWLKENGNMLLQGYYFSRPILPNDFIEKYLAPSTEPLE